A genome region from Thermoanaerobaculum aquaticum includes the following:
- a CDS encoding proton-conducting transporter transmembrane domain-containing protein, translating into GIALALVGTFFLGVAAGAGHRTSLLLGDLQAHAESLDGQWLKIAFIFLLVGYGTKLGLAPLHSWLPDAHAEAPSLVSALLSGALLNCAFVAVLRVHGLLAAAGLGSFSSFFLRLLGLVSLVVAVLSLFAQQDFKRLLAYSSVKNMGILALAASWGAPGVFASLLHALNHSLTKAALFLLSGNILAAYKTKDISQVRGLSRTLPVTGMLWAAGFFAIAGSPPFGLFLAELATVRAGLRMGDGLIVAAFVVLVVLGFVAMGRAMLGMASGDAPGVPERERWGAVVPSLILLFASLALGLVPPGFLVSVAETVAAGVTP; encoded by the coding sequence GGCATTGCCCTGGCGCTGGTAGGGACATTCTTCCTGGGGGTGGCGGCGGGCGCCGGTCACCGCACCTCGCTGCTCTTGGGTGATTTGCAAGCGCACGCCGAAAGCCTCGACGGCCAGTGGCTGAAGATCGCCTTTATCTTCCTGCTGGTGGGCTACGGCACCAAGCTGGGCCTGGCTCCGCTTCACTCCTGGCTACCCGACGCCCACGCGGAAGCCCCTTCCCTGGTTTCTGCGCTGCTTTCCGGAGCGCTTTTAAACTGCGCGTTCGTTGCCGTCTTGCGTGTGCACGGGCTGTTGGCAGCGGCGGGGTTGGGAAGCTTTTCTTCGTTTTTCCTCCGACTTTTGGGCCTTGTTTCGCTCGTAGTGGCGGTGCTCTCGCTTTTTGCGCAACAGGACTTCAAGCGGCTCTTGGCGTATTCGTCCGTGAAGAACATGGGCATTTTGGCGCTGGCTGCCAGCTGGGGAGCGCCCGGGGTCTTCGCCTCCCTTCTCCATGCGCTCAACCACTCGCTCACCAAAGCCGCGCTGTTTTTGCTTTCCGGCAACATTTTGGCCGCCTACAAAACCAAGGACATTTCGCAGGTGCGGGGGCTTTCACGTACCCTTCCGGTAACAGGGATGCTGTGGGCTGCCGGCTTTTTTGCCATTGCCGGCTCCCCGCCCTTTGGGCTGTTCCTGGCTGAGCTCGCCACCGTGCGGGCAGGCCTGCGCATGGGCGATGGCCTCATCGTGGCTGCGTTCGTCGTGTTGGTGGTGCTGGGGTTTGTGGCTATGGGGCGGGCCATGCTGGGTATGGCTTCAGGTGACGCTCCAGGCGTTCCGGAGAGGGAGCGTTGGGGAGCGGTGGTGCCGTCGTTGATCTTGCTTTTTGCGTCTCTGGCTTTGGGTCTGGTTCCTCCGGGTTTTCTGGTTTCTGTTGCGGAAACCGTGGCTGCAGGGGTGACGCCATGA